The Haliaeetus albicilla chromosome 27, bHalAlb1.1, whole genome shotgun sequence genome segment AGCTTGAGCAGGAATGAAGAACAAGCCAGAAGACCTCCTTATACCACCAGTATAGATGTATCCTTAACACTGCACACAATTCTGGTCACCACATCTCAATAAATATATGCTAAAATTAGTAACAGGTTGGTCACAGGAGATGAGACTGGACTAGTTCAGCCTGGTAGGATATAGGACCCTTATGGGGCTCAAAGGGTATATAACATCTTGAGGGGCTTGGCAAGGACAGCTCTTCACCTTTCTGATTCTGCATGGACTAGGAGACCATGAAATGAAGGGGCTCAGGTCAGCGTTAGAAGCAGCTCCCACGGTGTATAGGGCTTCACCCCTACGCAACAACAGAGGTCAACCTCACAAATCAGCTAAACAACAGCAGATACATCCATAGGAGGAAATATCTACCATGTGTGattaaacacatgaaaaaaatccaacatgAAGCTCAGCAAGTCCCTTTGCTGTAAACTGCCTGGTACCAAAAACATAGGATGGTCCATACATGCTGTCCCAAGCATCTGCAACTGTCAGAGCCACTCTAGGAGATGAGATGTCCCCTGGCTTGCTGCAGGCCAGCCAGTTTTATCTTCTGAGTGGAGTTAGTGTGTTATTTGAGGAGATCCCACTGCTGAagccccccaccagccccagcatgCTCGCAATAGCAAGGCCACCTCACCTGCCTGTGGCTCCAGGAGGGTCTCTAGCTCCTCTCCCACCAGCTGCTGCACGGAGAGCTCAAACCCACTCTCCGAATCACGGTCCTCTGCCTCACTCTCGCCGTGCCCGCTGTCCTTCGTGCTCAGGCAGTCGgcatccagccctgcagccctgcgAGGGGGCCAAAACACTCAAGTCACACTTCAACCCTCAGCACAACCCTGCCCCACCAATTACTTTGAAGGCGGCTGTCTTTACCCCCCATAAAATGACCCAGAGGTGGGCTGTGGGCATCCTCTCAGTGCATCATTCACAGTACCAAAGGCACAATCATTTCAGCCCCCACCAATTAATGAGTTTTGGGgtcatgttttttttaaaaaacaaacaaaaaaaaccccaaaacaaacacatggACAAAAGCACTGGGATCAGGAGTGCCACGGCCCCTCTGAAAACTGGGccctggctgggtgctgggctACACATGGGGCTGCTCCACATTTCTTGCCTGAGAGGGGTTTTATCGTTCTGCAGGGAGTTCCTGAGCAAACAGGGAGTTGGTGGCTCTTCCCTGTGTATTCAGAGGAGCTGCCCACCTGCAGGACAGGGTAAGGAGCAtcacagcccagccctgccccagcagccccagagcagctctccctccctctccatccTCAGCAGATCGAGGTGATGATGAGAAAGGTGGAGAAAGCTGTGTCTGCCCATGGCCTGGGCAggtggggacaggggggacATGCTGAGGCAGCGATGAAGCCCTGGCATCCTCAGGAGCATTCACTCAGAGATGTCAACAGCATAGCTTAATGGGAACACCATAAAATTAATCTCTGGGAACATCTGCAGTGCACAGCTGGGATATCTCAGTCCTTCCCATTCCTGCTAGCAGTGTCTCCCTCGCTAGCCTCCTGGCCTGGGGACAGATGCTCTGAACTCATGTCAACAGGCAACCACATCTCTAAGAAAGGACCCAGAGCCATGGGAAAATTCATCCTTGTGGTGCCGCCTCTGAAGCTGGGACCTTCTGTGCTCATGAGCGCACCTTTCCACTGCAATTGAACACATCGCTGTTCCCCTGGCAAGGACGAGCAGATGGTTCGTGGCCATGGAGGAGCTCAGATGAGTGTGGAAGGAGCTGCTAAAGGTGCCCCAGGAGGGAGGCAAAGAGCAGCCCTAGGAGGGCACTGGATACCAACGGGGAGCCAGGACCAGAGGAGCACAGCCATCTCTTGAAGGGAGGACCTACCTCCCCATCtctggtcagcaaaaccagggATGAGGTTTTGCCTTGTGTGTCTGCTGCCCTGGGGTCTCCTGCCCTTGGAGGCTCCTGGGGCCAGTGGGgctgaagcagaagcagcagagacacagGGGAACGGGGTGTGAGGAAGGGGAGGGCTGAGAGCCAGCCTTACCTGCTGCCGTTCTTGGCCGTGTACTTGTTTcccctgtggtttgttttgggcTGGAACTGGCCCtggtgcagcagggagagcagctggGAGATTTGCTGTAAGGCAGGAAAAGCCTGTTGAGCCTCAGCGATCGCCACTCAAGCTGCTTCCTGCCAGGACGTCCCCTCCGAACCATCCTCCCCGGCCTTTTTATAGtgtttcctcctcctgcagatGGTTCAGCATCCCCACGCAGGGGGAAAAACAAGCGGCCGGGCAGCACACCTGGCCCCCGCGCCATCTCTGCCTGCCGTTCCCTGCCCACGCACTCCTCTGGGGAGGCAAGTGCGGGGTTGTCCCCTTCTCCCTGTGACGGCCATCCTccaccccagctcccagggTGTCCTGGTGGGTGTGGGGAGACCCTGCCTGCGGTGGGGTGGCCATTCAACCCACCCAGCCTCTACTGCTGGGGCACCTCTTGCCcagagctgggagaagaaaCATTCCCACCATGCCAGGGTGTGCAAGACCTGGTCAaggaaggatttggggggggtccacACCTCCAGCAACGCGTGGGGCAGCTCCTACCTGCACTGGGGGTGACTCCATCGCAAACTCCCCGGTggggctctgctctgccagtgCCACCAGCGACAGCCGGACCAGGCTCCTGAGGATGTGCTGGTgggcctggggctgcccaggtcCCCCAGTACACACAGGCTGGTTGGGTGGCAGCGGGGGCTCTCCCACAGGTCCCTGTGGTGTCTTCACCAAGCTCTTGCAGTGCGATGGTGTGTCCAAGGGGCTCACAGCCTCTTTCGCCGAATTTTTTGgtctgtggggctggcagggacgGCGCTGCAGGATGGGCAGGTTGAAGGTCCCCTGCTGCTCATCTGAGTCTTTTGGGGTCGACTGATTTCTCAGGGTCCTGTAGAGAGTGGGGGTGAGGTGGAGGGGAGCctgtggggacccccccagcacagggGCGGCTGTGCCGggcagatcctcctggaaggGATGAGGGGCCTCAGCCTCCCGCGGCCGGCCCCGGAGCAGTGGGACAAGATGGATGTCCGTCTTTTGGATCTGCCTGTGCGGCTtcttgagctgctgctgcctgcgggcatcctctgcctccctgcagtTGTAGGCCATGCtgtccttcttctccttcttacGCAAAGACAGGGTTAAAGCCAAAAAGAGAAGGCACCCACCCAGGAGAGCGGCCAGGCAGATAATGACCACCACTGACGGGCTCAGCCACCTGGGATCTTGGGCTGAGATTTTGGAGAATGCCCCGTGATGCCGGAAAACTAAGCGGACCCGGGCCAGGGTGTGCAGGGGGATGTCCCCCTCATCGCTCACCCGGACCACCAGCTCCCGCTCACTGCCAGTGAGGCTGCTGGCGTTGCTGGCGTTGAGGAAGACCTGCCCCAAGAAAGGGTCCAGGATGAAGAGCCCAGCATCGTCCCCACCCACCAGATCATACCGGAGAGCCCCGTTGATGCCGGAGTCCACATCTCTGGCCGCGATGGTGAAGAGGAAGGGAGCGCCGGCACATGACACAAGTGTTGCGTTGGTCACTGCTGCAGTCCCTTGGGTGCTCCCGTTCCCAGGGGCCACCCAGAAGCACCCTGTCTCCTCATTGACCAGGACAGAGAGCGTGGCGGCACCTCCTACCAGTGCCGGCGTGGTGATGATGGGCGCGTTGTCATTCCGGTCAAGCACAGCCAGCCTGACGGAAACGTTGGATGCCAGCTTCGGGTGACCACCGTCCTCCGCGGTCACCAGGAACTCCAGGCTCCTCACCTGCTCATAATCAAAAGCTTGGAGGGCAAAAACATCCCCAGTGGTGGGGTCGACTGAGACCACACCCAAAGCAGAGGACTCCAGGATACTGTAGGTGATTTTCCCGTTGAAACCCAGGTCGGGGTCGGTGGCACGGACGGTGAGCAAGAAGGCAGGTGCTTCACCGTTCTCGGCAACGGTGACCTCGTAGGTGGCCTTCTCGAAGGAGGGCGCATTGTCGTTGACGTCGCTGATGCAGATAGTGAGGTGCTTCAGCACGGCCAAGGAGAGCTCACCCTGGTCCTGCACCACCAACGTCAGGTTGTACTCGGCACGCAGCTCCCTGTCCAGCGTGGCGTTGGTCATCAGCACGTAGCTGTGGCTGTTGGTCCTCTTCAGCCTGAAGTGCTCGTACCCTTGAGTGAGGGAGCAATGCACTTGCCCGTTGCTTCCTGAATCAGGGTCACTGGCCGTCACCAGAGCCACAAAGCTGTCTTTGGGGAGGGCTTCAGAGAGCACGGGTGCCCGCGCAGCCCAGGTGACGTGGACATCGGGAGCGTTGTCGTTGACATCCAGGACTTTGACCAGGATCTTGCAGTGTGCTGGGATGGGGTTGGCACCCAGGTCCCGGGCTTGCACATCCAGCTCATAGGTGTGGGTTTCCTCATAGTCCAGCGGGTGCTTCAGGATGATGCTGCCTGTGCGGGCATCGATGCCAAAAGCGCTCAGCACCTCTGGGGACGCATGCTTGCTCAGGCTGTACTCGATCTCCCCATTGGGACCCTGGTCTGGGTCAGTAGCTGTGACCATCACAAGGAGAGTCCCGGGCAGAGCATCCTCCCGAACCTCAACTGTCAAAGAGCTCTCTGCAAAGATGGGGCTGTTATCATTGGAGTCGAGGACAATTACTTTAATTAAAGCAGTACCTGATTTGGGGGGCTCCCCATGATCAGCGGCCGTCAGCACAAGGTCAAAGGAGGAGTGCAGCTCCCGGTCCACTTCTTTAACTACAACAAGCTCTGCGTGCCTCGTCCCATCAGAGCTAGAGACGACCTCCAGAGCAAAGTGCTCACTGGGGGAGAGAGTGTAGGAGCAGTGGGCGTTGGGGCCGGCATCGGCATCCAGGGCTCGGTCCAGTGGGATCCGCGTCCGCAGGGATGCGCTCTCCGAcatctccagctccagctcaggCGTGGGGAACCGTGGCGCATTGTCATTGACGTCCAGCACTTGAACCTCCACATGAATCAGAGCCAGGTTTCGGGCAGCCAGCACTTCGAACGAGACCCAGCAGGGATCACTGTGCCGGCACAGCTGCTCCCTGTCCACCCGCCCAGCTGTGCTGAGCACCCCGTCCTCGCTCCCCACGTGCAGCAGGAACCTCCTGGGGGTCTCCATCAGCTGGAAGGTATCCGCTGTTTCGCCACTCTCACCCCCCTCAAAGTGCTCAGCCAGCGTCCCTATCACTGTTCCCAGCGGCACTTCTTCAAACACCTGGTACTGCACTGTGAACGTGGCCACCTCCTGGGCATCGGTGGAGAGGAAGAGGTACCACCACAAGGCTGGGAGATGGAGAGCGGAatggctcagcagcagcatgctgCTAGCTATGCCGACCGCCC includes the following:
- the PCDH12 gene encoding protocadherin-12 isoform X2, yielding MLRACDHRKDRLGMRRQACQGSGAVGIASSMLLLSHSALHLPALWWYLFLSTDAQEVATFTVQYQVFEEVPLGTVIGTLAEHFEGGESGETADTFQLMETPRRFLLHVGSEDGVLSTAGRVDREQLCRHSDPCWVSFEVLAARNLALIHVEVQVLDVNDNAPRFPTPELELEMSESASLRTRIPLDRALDADAGPNAHCSYTLSPSEHFALEVVSSSDGTRHAELVVVKEVDRELHSSFDLVLTAADHGEPPKSGTALIKVIVLDSNDNSPIFAESSLTVEVREDALPGTLLVMVTATDPDQGPNGEIEYSLSKHASPEVLSAFGIDARTGSIILKHPLDYEETHTYELDVQARDLGANPIPAHCKILVKVLDVNDNAPDVHVTWAARAPVLSEALPKDSFVALVTASDPDSGSNGQVHCSLTQGYEHFRLKRTNSHSYVLMTNATLDRELRAEYNLTLVVQDQGELSLAVLKHLTICISDVNDNAPSFEKATYEVTVAENGEAPAFLLTVRATDPDLGFNGKITYSILESSALGVVSVDPTTGDVFALQAFDYEQVRSLEFLVTAEDGGHPKLASNVSVRLAVLDRNDNAPIITTPALVGGAATLSVLVNEETGCFWVAPGNGSTQGTAAVTNATLVSCAGAPFLFTIAARDVDSGINGALRTLRNQSTPKDSDEQQGTFNLPILQRRPCQPHRPKNSAKEAVSPLDTPSHCKSLVKTPQGPVGEPPLPPNQPVCTGGPGQPQAHQHILRSLVRLSLVALAEQSPTGEFAMESPPVQQISQLLSLLHQGQFQPKTNHRGNKYTAKNGSRAAGLDADCLSTKDSGHGESEAEDRDSESGFELSVQQLVGEELETLLEPQAELALKRLTAADPAWVARLSLPLTSSYKDNVFSPDSPHSPQDEDAARQEQPRTFETFGKGAGADSNAAGTRLASTFLSEMSTLFEMILSQKVQVHNETGSGLLRQLSARGKSLGLEDGAPVL
- the PCDH12 gene encoding protocadherin-12 isoform X1, which produces MLRACDHRKDRLGMRRQACQGSGAVGIASSMLLLSHSALHLPALWWYLFLSTDAQEVATFTVQYQVFEEVPLGTVIGTLAEHFEGGESGETADTFQLMETPRRFLLHVGSEDGVLSTAGRVDREQLCRHSDPCWVSFEVLAARNLALIHVEVQVLDVNDNAPRFPTPELELEMSESASLRTRIPLDRALDADAGPNAHCSYTLSPSEHFALEVVSSSDGTRHAELVVVKEVDRELHSSFDLVLTAADHGEPPKSGTALIKVIVLDSNDNSPIFAESSLTVEVREDALPGTLLVMVTATDPDQGPNGEIEYSLSKHASPEVLSAFGIDARTGSIILKHPLDYEETHTYELDVQARDLGANPIPAHCKILVKVLDVNDNAPDVHVTWAARAPVLSEALPKDSFVALVTASDPDSGSNGQVHCSLTQGYEHFRLKRTNSHSYVLMTNATLDRELRAEYNLTLVVQDQGELSLAVLKHLTICISDVNDNAPSFEKATYEVTVAENGEAPAFLLTVRATDPDLGFNGKITYSILESSALGVVSVDPTTGDVFALQAFDYEQVRSLEFLVTAEDGGHPKLASNVSVRLAVLDRNDNAPIITTPALVGGAATLSVLVNEETGCFWVAPGNGSTQGTAAVTNATLVSCAGAPFLFTIAARDVDSGINGALRYDLVGGDDAGLFILDPFLGQVFLNASNASSLTGSERELVVRVSDEGDIPLHTLARVRLVFRHHGAFSKISAQDPRWLSPSVVVIICLAALLGGCLLFLALTLSLRKKEKKDSMAYNCREAEDARRQQQLKKPHRQIQKTDIHLVPLLRGRPREAEAPHPFQEDLPGTAAPVLGGSPQAPLHLTPTLYRTLRNQSTPKDSDEQQGTFNLPILQRRPCQPHRPKNSAKEAVSPLDTPSHCKSLVKTPQGPVGEPPLPPNQPVCTGGPGQPQAHQHILRSLVRLSLVALAEQSPTGEFAMESPPVQQISQLLSLLHQGQFQPKTNHRGNKYTAKNGSRAAGLDADCLSTKDSGHGESEAEDRDSESGFELSVQQLVGEELETLLEPQAELALKRLTAADPAWVARLSLPLTSSYKDNVFSPDSPHSPQDEDAARQEQPRTFETFGKGAGADSNAAGTRLASTFLSEMSTLFEMILSQKVQVHNETGSGLLRQLSARGKSLGLEDGAPVL